In the genome of Melospiza melodia melodia isolate bMelMel2 chromosome 11, bMelMel2.pri, whole genome shotgun sequence, the window CAGCCATACCCAGCCATGCTCGGCAATTAAGGACCGATtatattttttcccttctctttctgtATATCCCAGTCTCAACCTCTGCCTCCCTCTTGCCTTTGTGGGTGCTCGTGGCCTTGGCAGGGGTGTTTCACCCTTGCCTTCCTTGAGAGTGTACTCTGAGGCCTATTGCTTTAGGAACAGCTGTTTGGGAAAGATGGTGAGCTAATCCTGCTGCTAGATCCTCCAGCAGAACCAAGAATGACAAAGCGTGATGTTCACATCTGCTCTTGGGAGAACCCAATTCCTCTGCACttcattttttctctctttttacctCCTAAAGGGGAAGGGGGCAACAAGTTTTCTTCTTACTacatcagaagaaaaaaagaaggcagCACCCccatttccttcccactgcaTGTAACTCACAGCACTCCAGGTAAGATGTTGGGTTTTCTATTTCCCCTTGTTCTGTGCAGTTGGTGTTCTACTCCCAGTGCTGTGttggcacagagctgtgcactgTGGTTTctgatttttgtgggatttgttGCTTTCTCCGAAAGACAGGGAAGGGCATGGAGCTGTGGGGGTGAGTCCAGAGGAGACACCAAGATGATCAGACAGATGGAGAAgctctgctgtgagggaaggctgagagaattggggtaGTTCAGCCGGGAGAAGAGAAGCTTCAGGGTGACCTAACTGTGGcctccagtgcctgaaggagccAAAAGGAAAGACAGAGAGAGACtcaggacaagggatggagggatagGATGAgggagagtaggtttagattggatattgggaattaattgttccctgtgagggtggtgaggccctgtcacagggtgcccagaggagctgtggctgcccctggattcctggcagtgtccaaggccagcttggatggggcttggagcaccctgggatagtggaaggtgtccctgcccatggcagggggtgggatgggatgagctttagggtcccttccatcccaaaccattctgccaTTCTGTGATAGGGAAGGAAAGAAGAAGCCCTACGACCTGGCACTGTTCAGCTGCACCTTGTGAAGCTTTGTGCACTCTGGTCTGACTTCCCCAGGGACACTCAGCCATCCTGCCACTCAGAAATCCTTTGGCACAGCTCCACAAGATTGACATGCTGTCCTGCAGCTTCGTGTTTAGTCACTGGGTTTGCCAAGTTTGCACCGAGCCTGCTTGGGCATATGGACATGTGCTATGCTGCAATGTTCATCAGTTCCAAATAAAAAGTCCTCCAAAGGCAGACATGCTCTTCATGTGCCAATCCCTTTGATTTGGAGATTCCTCAGAGTGGGCACTGTGAGCCTTGGTATTCCCAGCCTGCTTGAAATGGTTTTGTCGTCGGCAGGACTCTGCTCAATCCACACTTCAGATGCTCTCCAGCTTGGGAGCTGCTTATGCCATGAGTGGACTTAAACAAGcttatttactttctttttttttttttttcttcaatgagTTTCAATTCATTCCAGCTTTTGACCATATATGGTCAGGGCTTCTTTTCCAACTTTGCCAGAATGAAATGTGATGATGTGGTGGTGCATCCCCAGTCCCCTCCCCGGCCCTGCTCTGAGATCTCCTGATAAGCCTTGGTGGCCTCAGCTGAGTGGTGAAGGGTCCCCTGACTGCACCAGCTGGGCAGTGAGGTGCTCCCTGAGCCTGCCAGGAGCACTTGTAGAGGTGGGAACAACGAGGAACACCCCAGCCCAGGTGGGAAACAAGGGATGAACCATGTGCAGCCTGGGTGAAGCATTTACCTGGATTGCAGCCCAAGCAGAGCAGCACCATTGTGAATTGTAGCCCAAGTGGAACAGTCCCACTATTGCTCTACTTGGGAAAGAGTCCAGGAGTTACTGACCTAGGGTAGGGCCAGGATGGGGACTTAGTGATGACCACTGTGAAGTCTCTTGGGACCCTACAAAAGTGATCCCGAGTGAGGCCCTCTGAGCTCTCCTGGGACACGGCTTTGTTTTTCACTCTCCTGTTATATATTTCCTGGCATGTGTCAGAAGTGCCACATATGATAGATATCTCAGGTTAACAAGATGCTTAGGATGCCTTGAGGTCAGATGTGTGCTGGCCAACTTTTCAAAAGTCTCAGAAGGATTTAGGTCCCAGTGTCTCCTTCCTGGTTCCTATTTTACAAAGGAGCTTTCCCTATTACTTTCTCTTTTCAAGATGCTTAGGAGGTACAAGTGGTGAGAATTTTAATCCATTATGCAATCAGGTGGCTATTTTTAATACCTGTGCCATTTTTAATGTTCTTTTCACATGCAGATGTGCTTTTATTGAGGCTGGCAGAACAAAGTGTTTTGCAGGCTAAAGCTGCAGGGAATGTGGGCCTGTTGGGGACTGGTTTAGCAGAACTCTTGTGCAGGGGGATGCATAGCACGGAGAGATCAGAGAGCTTTTGGGATGCTTTTTTAAGCAATCTCAAACACACTCATTCAtaacagagctgctgccaggtgTGTGGCAGTTCAGTGAGTGAGGAAGGTCTCTAAAAACTCCAGTGTTTCAAACTGTGTGGAAGCAGGTGAAAAAAGTTTTAATTTCAAATGATTGGTTCTGCTAATGACGGgatcttttcccccttttccagtaGAGTGGTgcacctgcagctgggacagccaTGGAGAAGAGTGGGAACATTCAGCTGGAGATTCCCAACTTCAGTAACTCTGTCCTGAGCCACCTGAACCAGCTGCGCATGCAGGGCCGGCTGTGTGACATCGTGGTCAACGTGCAGGGCCAGGCTTTCCGTGCGCACAAGGTGGTGCTGGCCGCCAGCTCCCCCTACTTCCGCGACCACATGTCCCTGAACGAGATGAGCACCGTGTCCATCTCCGTCATCAAGAACCCTTCCGTGTTCgagcagctcctctccttctGCTACACAGGCAGGATATGTCTGCAGCTGGCTGACATCATCAGCTACCTGACAGCTGCCAGCTTCTTGCAGATGCAGCACATCATAGACAAATGCACGCAGATACTCGAGGGGATTCATTTCAAAATTAACGTGGCCGAGGTGGAAGCGGAGTTGAGCCAGAGCAGGACGAAGCATCAGGAGAGGCCGCCCGAGTCTCACCGGGCGACGCCGACTCTGAACCGTCCCCTGAGCCCCCGCCACAACACCCCCAAGGGGAGCCGCCTGGGCCAGGTCAGCACCGTGCTGGACATTCGGGAGCTGAGCCCGCCCGAGGAGTCCACCAGCCCCCAGATCATCGAGCAGAGCTCCGATGTGGAAGGCAGGGAGCCCATCCTGCGCATCAACAGGGCGGGACAGTGGTACGTGGAGACGGGCATGGGAGAGCGCGGGGCGCAGAACGACGAGGAGGTGCGCGTGCTGGGAGGAGTGCGCATAAAGACAGAGAACCTGGAGGAGTGGCTGGGGACAGAGCACCAGCCCTCGGGAGAGGATGGCAGCAGCGCCGAGGAGGTCACGGCCATGGTGATCGACACCACGGGCCACGGATCCCTGGGCCAGGAGGCTTTTGCCTTAGGCTCCTCTGGAGCCAAAGTGGTCAGGCCCACCAGCAGTGAGATCGACAGGTGGGTGCTCTTAAACTTCGTTATTCACCTTGGCTGTAACAGGAGGTTATGCAAGATTCTGACCTGGCTGGGTCAGTTGCTTTGGAACATTTCCTCTTTCTATTTCCTTTGGCCATCTTAAACATAAGAGTGAAAGGGTTTTTACCAGCTGTTAGGAAGTGTGTCCAGTTTGGGCAATAGTATTTTGGCTGGGTAGTGATCAGACAAGGATCTCCAGGTACAGGGTCTAGTTTGGGAAATTACTTATTAGCTCTTAGAGGTTGGGATCTCTACCTCTCAGTGTCTCAGCTGAGGTGATATTTTTCTTAAAAGAAGATGTTTAGTTCAGCCTCAGCACTCAGATTAATGAGGTCATATACAGTATGTGTTACATATCTCCATTACACTGGTGTCTTCTGACCCAGAGATCTGGGCATGGTTCTGGCTGAGAAACAAGCCAGACACCAGCTGTAGGTCAAGGTCTTCGCAGTGGGCCCTGGGTTTACATCTTGAGGCAGTTGAAATGGGGAACCCAGTGGCCTCCACTGTTGTTTTGATTTATATGAGAGAGCCGAAAGCCTTTGTTGAAAATGAGTGTTGAAATCCGCTGTGTTTGGATTCTCCATCCATCTGCTTCCCCTCCACTCCAGTATTTGCTTTCTTCCCCTAGGCTCAGGCCAGAGAATGGATTTGATAAAGGGCAGGTCTGTTTTATTTGGGGGGGTTGTAATTCTAGGGTTTCCCTTCACATCTGCCTCTCTTCTAGCTCAAGTCCATGGGGAAACAGCTACCTGGAAGCAGTGGATATTCTGTCACTTTTGCTTAATAAATCAATCAGTGGGAATAATCTTGGAGAGTGATGCTTTCCTACTTCCTTAGCCCTTTTCCTTGGATCAGCTAGTCTCTAGCATCTCTTTTTGCACTGCAGTCTGTATGCACTGTTTCCCACCTCTAGTCCATCACACCCCTTGTGTTTCACACTGGCAATGGAGGAGGAGGGTGCTGGAGAAGAGATGTCCTCTGAGAAATGATTTCTGTCCTGCTGTACAGTTCCTGAGTCACCAGGCCCATATTGATTTATTCATGATAGCAGTCCCTCTCTGTTGCTGAACTGGAAGCCAAATGACTCAGTTTTATTTCTCAGATGTTTAGACTGAAACCATAGACCAGTatgatttgtttttttcctttatatttgcACTGTTCCACTTCCAGTGTGTTAGCTGATGAGGCTGAAGAGATGCTGTACAGGTGCCTCTATTGCTCAGCCATTGCTCTAAACACTGTAGTGCCCTGATGcccattaaaaatcccatttccaCTCTCCCCACCCACAGATTTAGCCCTTCTGGCAGCATGGTTGCTGTGACTGAGCGGTACAGATCGAAAAGCGAGTCTCCGGGGCGGATGGATGAGCCTAAGCAGCCCAGTTCCCAGGTAGGCACATCAAGGTGTTTGCAAGTAAACGTTGGCTTGAAGGTGAAGGGGACTTTGTGGTGATGAAGTTATCATATTTTTTATTTGCAAGCAATAATGTCTGTGATACAAGGCCTTTTGCTTTGGCAAAGGATCTACCTGCTCACAGGAGAATATGTGCTGGGCAAGTACGATTTAAAATGGATTCTGGCTGTTGTTTGGGATTTTGGCCAGATACTTAGAAAACACAAGGAGTTTCTCTTGTTGTTTGAGGGCATAAATATCCACCCTTATTCTGGGCAGGCCACCAACTCCTGAGGAGAAACCCCAtttgcctgcagagctggatCTGCCCTCAAACACTGGCAGCAAACGcctgagcagagggaggaggTGTGGCTTGGCTTCTGGGAAAGACGGGTGACAACAGCTGAATCTTTCTATGCCGGTACCAAGACCATTCCCAAAAGCCCTCCAGGCACTACACCAATAAACCTTTTGGGGTGGAGTGCCAAAGAGCTGTGCAGTTTTAGAGAGGTCTCTATCTGTTCTCCACAGCAGACTTTGCAACATAAAGGAGCTCTGAattctctgctttcttgggcacaGTTTTGGGGTAGGAGGGAGAGATGCACAGAAATGGGAGGGCAGTGGGCTGAAGTGCAGCAAAGTGGGACATGGCAGTAATGCCTGTGCCTTATCATTTTGGTCTAATTTAGTTGCACCCAGTTAGTGTCACAATGCCATTGTAGTGCAAGCATGCCAGCCAGCACAGTGCAGAAAGACTCTTGTGGGCCTGACAGGTAGGGAATGTGTCAGTGTGTAAGCTAAGGACTTGGCTGGAGGTGGGTAAGGAGATACTAGGCTGCTTTGTTCTTGAGTAAGAGCAAGTGAAGCAAGGGGGCTAAAATTGTGATTGCTGTCTGCTGGCTTTGTTAGATACTTCCATAAAATGACAGATACCTTTTTGTTCCTATTTTGCAAAGCTTTGTTTCTGTCCTCAGAAGATGTTGCAAAAATTTCAGGTCATACCAACCCTCTGGGGTAAATGTGACATATTAAGCAATTTTAGCTCTGCCTACAGAAAAAGTGCTCTTATTTCTCCATAGTGAGACAGCCTCAAACATGAAACCTTAGTCTTTACACACCATGGGGAAGTATCATCACCTTCCACTCTCCTGGCATTGCGATATCCATACTAAAATAGCCTGGCAGTGATCCCTGCCCAATGGCAGTGGTAGAGTGGAAAGGAAGAACCAGAGCTTTGTGTGTCTCCTTTATGCCTGTACAGCTGGATtctgcagcacctggcacagtacACTGCTGCTCATGCCTGTAGAGCCCTGGCTTGCAGAGATGCTCTCCTACTGGTTGCTTCTCCACATTTGGCACCACTGGGAAGCAGCACTGGGGGAGTAAACAGTGCATCTCCAGCACAGAAGCATTCTGGAGTCTGTGTGTTTCTGCTCAATCTGAACACAATGGCCAGAAGTGTCTGTCCTGAGACCAGGCCTGTGGTTCAGGTTGCTCTTGGCTGTTTGTCTGTGTGACTTCAGGAAATACAGAGGAGTCTTTGCTCTGCAAGCTGGGTCAGGCACATCCTTGCCTGAGATGCCACGGGGCTGGGATGGATTACACAGCCAGGCAGGCAAATATCACTCACTGTAAAATGAACTCTAAGTGACATCTGAATAAATACCTGTGTAAAATGACACCTGAAGACTTTCAGATATGATTTGTGGTTTGCTCCTCCTTTGTTTTACTGTGAGCTCATCaattggcttcttttttttttgactttTAGTAAGGAAAACAGAAGGTGATACACCCAAGTGTTTAATTAAACAGgcacaaattttttaaaaagtaacaaGTATTGACATGTGGTCCACAACTGAATTTGTGGCCGAGTGCCCTTGTGTTAAGGGCTGCCTTTTCTTCCCCAGATCCAGGGAAtggcttggcagaaggggcctttGCAGCGGTGGTTTCTAATTGATTGCTCGTTTGTCTTCAGCCCCGAGGCCCCAGTTAAGCACTTAAGTGTGTGCTTGAGGTTACAGACATTAGTGCTGCTGATTTTGAGGTTTGGCACATGCTTTACTGGCTGGACCTGGGCCCGATCTTCTCTGCAACTCGTTTTAGGCTGCTTGTTATTTAAATCTCTGCCGTTTCCTTGGCAGGGAGAGGAATCAGCCatgctgggagtgagcggttacGTGGAGTATCTGCGGGAGCAGGAGGTTTCCGAGCGCTGGTTCCGGTACAACCCACGGCTCACGTGCATTTACTGCGCCAAATCCTTCAACCAGAAGGGCAGCCTGGACCGGCACATGCGGCTCCACATGGGCATCACCCCTTTCGTGTGCCGCATGTGCGGGAAGAAGTACACCCGCAAGGATCAGCTGGAGTATCACATCCGCAAGCACACGGGCAACAAGCCCTTCCACTGCCACGTGTGCGGCAAAAGCTTCCCTTTCCAGGCCATCCTCAACCAGCACTTTCGCAAGAACCACCCCGGCTGTCTGCCCCTGGAGGGGCCCCACAGCATCTCCCCCGAGACCACCGTCACgtcccgggggcaggcagaggaggaaTCTCCTCCGCAGGAGGAGGCTGTGGCCGTGGGGGAGACGGCCCAGGGCTCTGTGTCCACCACCGGGCCGGATTGAGGTGCCAGGAGAAAGGACAGTCTTCCCATTCCTGGCCCTAAAGAGTCAGCACCGACCCGGCAGGCTGGTACTGTAATTAGTGCAATGCCACCACCGAACAGAAAGAAGCTCCCAAGATGTTGCCAAAATAGAAaaatctctctctttctctctcttcctctcacacacccacacacacacccatAGAGTGTTAAATGTTTTTCTCCCTTATTCCTCCTCCTCTCGGAGAAAAACAGAACAACTGTGTCAATCAACTTCTTATTCAGGGATCGAcaggattttaaaatttttttactgTTCTGTAGTGATCTGGGACAAGCAGTCATTTGTATTTCTGGACAGCGCTGTGGCCCAGCAGGGCGTCCCGCCGGCGGTGCCGGGTTCAGCCACAGAGCCATATCCATGCTCCCGCTCGAGGGGAGAGCAGGGGCAAGGGGCTGTTGCctttctcccttccccaggtAGTTGCCacagcagagaaaacaaaaatactgTCCTGGTGGAACCTGCCTTGCCCGAGTGTATTTATCCCTGTCTTATTTTGGTGTGTCTCTTTACCTTTTTATTTAAACTGTTATTTTAGGGCTTTGGGCTTGCCCGTTCCAGGCATGCAGCCCTGGTGCCCCTTGTTAAAGTGGACACAGCTACAAAGTGGTATTCCAGAGATCAGCAAAATGTGAAGGAAGTACTTCAGCTACTGAGAGTGGAATTTAGCAGCTGTGAGGTTTGCATGACACTCTGATGCATTGGGAGAAGGGTTGGAGGGGTTTTCCAGAGGAGGTTGTCCTCTGCTGGTGCTGATCTGGAGAGCTCAGAGCACTCTGAGATCCCGTGTGGAGCGCTGCCATGCTTCAGGTGGTGCCAAGGATCGGGAAGAGATTTTCTGGAGTTGCTGAATTGCAGAGTTAGGGGCTGGCTACCAAAGTCCTCTTTCACCCCTGCTCCCCCCTCGACACACACTTGATCTTTTAGAACAGCAATACGGGATATGGGAATACTGCAATGCTGTTGTCACAGCCGAGCAATCGCAGGTGGTTGCTTTTAAACCTGTTTCTACAAACTAGTTTGATAACTTTTTTATCAATgaaacacaaaaagaaaagagaacCTTACTCTATTTCCTTATAACAGTTCAGGAGACTTAAAAGTGAACAGTTCCTAGAGCAATCACAACTCTGTCCCCTTGCATGGACTTAACATTTTTGTATTCTGAGTAGCTCTGATGTTTAGAGCAAGTTTAGTAAACCTGGAGAGACATGCCTGCGTGTGTATTGTAGGTGTTTGCACGAGCTTACATGGTTCATAACCAGAAAAGCATGGGACAGGCAGATAAGTGCAAATATCCTGacatctttttaaaaaaaaatatgcaatATTTTAAGAGTTTTCTCTAGTTCTGATGCCAAGTTGTTCATGATGAAGGGGGGCAATGGACGACAGGTTGTGCGTATCAGGTTTGGTGAAGGAGTTCTCTTGAGGATGTATAATGTGTACATGAGGAGGAAGGGTGAAGTTCTGAAACTTAAGGTGATGGGAGGAACAAGGAGACATTGAAAAAGAAATTCACTTCCTCTTGCTTCAGTGAGAAAGCTGGATGAGAGATTAGAGCTGGGATATAGCAGGCAGGAGACTGACCAAGTGACAATAAAGCTTGGCCTGCTGTCTGACTGCAGTTTTGGGCACATGGAAACATCTCCAGCCCTTGCTTTCCCTATCTGCAAATTGGTACTTGGGATCATTTTCCTGCCCCTTTGGAGGCAATAATTTGGAGAAGGGTGATGTATTCTTGCCTTGATTTATAGATTTTTTTATGTGTGAGGAGTCTCACTGTTCCTCCCATCTCTCTCTCAAAAAGAGATGTGGCTCTAATGCGTTTTTGTGTGTGGGAAGGGGCTCGGTGCCAGCATCACGTGTAACAGGGATGTGATCCTACAAGAGGAACCTTTGCAGGTGTTCTGAGCTGGGTACCTGCAAAGTACCATTTCATTGACCATTTCAAACAGGAAAACTGATATTTCACCTCCGTTTTCCTTCTgtgccttcttcctcctctcctgtCAAGGGCATCCATCACACAGGGAGTGATTTGGCCACTCCAACAACCAGCTCCGTCAGGTTTCCTGGCAAAGGTCAAACATCACGGTACCAAAACACTGAGGTTGCCAGAGAGAAGTGGCAGAGGATGAGGTGAGAGGGTGGCCAAGGTAGGTTTTGTTGCAATCAAGGTGCAGGGAGGAGTGGAGATGTGCTGCTTTAGTCATAGCTTTTGAAGTtaccaaaaatgaaaaaaaaaaagttaaaaacttTGAAATCCTATCCTGTTCACACTAGAGAGCATAAAAAGTTACTTTTAGTTGCTTAAAAGATTTTTAAGTGTTTTAAAATAGAAATTTTAAAAGAATACTACCAAACTATAAAAACATAAaattatttatatacatatattatataaaatatagtgGGAAAGTTTCCCTGCTAAGCTTGCTGTGAAGAGAAGGGTGAAGGTGCAGTAACTGCTACACAAGCAACATTTCTCTGAGACAGATGGCAACCATAGTGAGGAAGGGCTGACATAAAATGGTGAATGCCTTTGTTCCCATGGCATAACTGTGAGTTTCTTGAGCAGGTTTTTATTTTACTGTATCAATACTGTGAAAGGAGAAGCATCCAAACAGTACAGGATGCCAACAGCGTGTCCTGTTTGCTGATTCACTACTTCAAGTGGCCTGGTGAAAACCATGAAATTAATCCTTCATACCTTACTAGGCTGAAAACAAAGCttgtgaaaggtttttcttttttcctcctttatgtttgcttttctttttgagtttttgttgttttgttttgttttgtgcagAGGTTGCCACTGTATAAATGATCATTTCTGATTGCATGCAAAAGAGCCAATATTCTTGCCCAGGCCTCGCTGAGGTGAAGTTTATAGCTTGTAGCTAGAGTCAGTATAAGGTATGGTAGTGGGAATCATTTTGATATTATTTCTGTACATTTAATGGAAGTGTATGTATGTGTGGGAATCATGGTGTCTAATATTTCTTGAACAGTGCTGAAACCAGTTCAGGCCCATCTGCACTAGACAGTGGAACCAGTTCTGAAGGAATTGTTATTGAACGTTTCTTTCAAGGGTCGACTTCCTGAGTGCAGATGAGACCAAGGTTCGAGAAAAAAGGGGTTGGAGGTGCTGTATGGTATGGAGAAACCTCATGTGAATTTTCTGGCAGTGTTGTAGCTACTTTAGAGGTGCTTTCCCTAACAGAATGATACTGTGTCCTGTTGCCTCTGCGTTGGTGTGGCTCTTTACAGTTGCACCAAAGCTGTGGAGAATCAGATGCCAACTTTCCAAGTGTGAATGCTTCTGTGATGGGCTGAGGCACAGCTTTGCATTCCCACATCTAGCTGCATCTTGTTCTGCCAAAACTGTGATTTCAACTGTGATTTAAGGAGGATGTGAAGAGACCTATTGTGTTTTAATACCTCTGTATGTTACATTTTTGTCTGCTTTAGAGTTAGCGCTTACTAACCCATTTGTTTTCTTGCCTCAGGCAACAGGGAGAACACACTCTGGTTTTACAGTTTGCTTTCTTGGAGGTGGACATATTTCTTAGTTCTTTGCTGCCAAAGAACTCACCTCCCAAATGTGAAGAGTTGTGGTTATCTCCTTAAGCCTGCAGCAAGCCCTGGTGCCACGTGTCAGCCAAGTGACA includes:
- the ZBTB37 gene encoding zinc finger and BTB domain-containing protein 37, producing the protein MEKSGNIQLEIPNFSNSVLSHLNQLRMQGRLCDIVVNVQGQAFRAHKVVLAASSPYFRDHMSLNEMSTVSISVIKNPSVFEQLLSFCYTGRICLQLADIISYLTAASFLQMQHIIDKCTQILEGIHFKINVAEVEAELSQSRTKHQERPPESHRATPTLNRPLSPRHNTPKGSRLGQVSTVLDIRELSPPEESTSPQIIEQSSDVEGREPILRINRAGQWYVETGMGERGAQNDEEVRVLGGVRIKTENLEEWLGTEHQPSGEDGSSAEEVTAMVIDTTGHGSLGQEAFALGSSGAKVVRPTSSEIDRFSPSGSMVAVTERYRSKSESPGRMDEPKQPSSQGEESAMLGVSGYVEYLREQEVSERWFRYNPRLTCIYCAKSFNQKGSLDRHMRLHMGITPFVCRMCGKKYTRKDQLEYHIRKHTGNKPFHCHVCGKSFPFQAILNQHFRKNHPGCLPLEGPHSISPETTVTSRGQAEEESPPQEEAVAVGETAQGSVSTTGPD